AGGATAAAGGCTGGTCAAAGGAGGCCAATTACAAACGATGACTCCCCTAACTCGTTTTGCTCTCACTGCAACTCTTTTGATGACAGCAGCTTCTGGAATCGCCCAGGGCCCTCCAGGACGCGATCCGTATAACCCTCCTCCTGGGCACGGCGGTGTTCCCCCAGGACAAGCTAAAAAGCAAGGCTACGGCAACATGCCTCCCGGACAGGCGAAGAAGTATGACCGGCAGAATGATAACTGGCGTTTTAGAGACGAGGATCGCGATCACTTCTACTCACACTATCGGCGCGATGCTGACCGTTGGAGAGGAAAGAAACGTCCGAAATTTGCGCGCGGATATGCGATTCCGCAGGGGTACTATATTCGTCCAGTACCCCGGTCGTACTGGCAGGGAGTTCCTCCTCCACCGCCGGGATATCAGTACGGCTACTACGATGGATATGTAGTTTCTTACGATCCGACGACCCGAATTATTGCCGATGTGCTGGATCTGGTGAGCGCGGCCACGCAAAGGTAGATAGCGAATTCAACGGCCGGGACAGACCTCTGTCCCGGCCGCTTGCTTTTTGCTCGAGATATTAGTTGAGGAACATCGTCCGATAGAGCGTATCGCGCTGCACAGGTTTGAAGCCGGCGTCACGGATGATACGACGCAGCTCTTCTTCGGTAGTGCAGTTTGCCGTTCCGGCTGCTTTGACGACGTTCTCTTCCAGCATGACCGAGCCGACGTCATTACCACCGAAGCGCAGGCCCATCTGCAGAACTTTGAGTCCTTGCGTGACCCAGCTGGACTGTACATTCTCGATGTTGTCGAGGTACATCCGCGAGATGGCGAGTGTCTTCAGATACTCGACTGAGGTGGCCTCGTCCCATCCTCTGCCGCCCAGAGCGGTGTTGTTCGGCTGGAAGCTCCAGGGGATGAAGGCGGTAAAGCCACCCGTCTCCTCTTGTAGGCGGCGAACAACCTCGAAGTGGTTCACGCGCTGCTCAAAGGTTTCGCCCACGCCGAACATCATGGTTGCGGTGGTCCGCATGCCCAGTTCGTGGGCGGTGCGATGCACGCTGACCCAGTCTTCGGTCTTGCACTTCAACCGCGCGATGCGATGGCGGACCTCGTCATCGAGGATCTCTGCTCCGCCGCCGGGGATGGACTGCAGACCGGCATCCCGCAGGCGCATGATCGTGTCGCGCAGGCTTAGTTCGGAGTACTCGGCGATGGCAAGAATCTCACTGGCCGAGAGGCAATGCAGCCAGATCTCGGGAAAGCGCTCTTTGATTCCGCGGAAGAGCCGCTCAAACCAGTCGATCTTCAGGTCGGGGTGCAGGCCGCCCTGCATCAGCACACCGGTGCCGCCCATCTCAAGCGTCTCAGCGATCTTCTGATAAATGGTCTCGAAGTCGAGGATGTAGCCTTCGGAGGCGAGCTTTCCCTTCAATGGGCGATAGAACGCGCAGAAGGTGCAGTACTCGGTGCAGAAGTTCGTGTAGTTGATGTTGCGGTCGATGATGTAACTGACCACACCCTCGGGGTGAAGGCGGCGACGGACAGCATCGGCCTCCATGCCGATGCCGATCAGGTCGTCGCTCCTGAAGCAATCGAGGGCTTGTTCGCGGCTGATTCCCATGGAGCTATTTTACGCCGTAACCCTGTCTTAGATTGTGATGCAGCGAGGATGAGGCGCCCGTCCAACCTTACTTTCGCAGCAACAGTCCGAGGATGATGAGCAGTAGCACTGTGCTTATGCTGACGCCCATCCTGATCCACAGGGTCAGCGAGGAAACCTTTTGTTCGAGTGCAACGATACGGCGGTCTGCCTGGTCCAGAGATGTGCGGGTACTGCGAACGTCGTCCGCGACGATGGAGATTTGCGCGCCTTGTTCCTGAAGCTGCCTGTAAAGACCGGCATGGGCTTTGGTGACTTGGCCTAGATCGGC
This portion of the Edaphobacter sp. 4G125 genome encodes:
- the mqnC gene encoding cyclic dehypoxanthinyl futalosine synthase encodes the protein MGISREQALDCFRSDDLIGIGMEADAVRRRLHPEGVVSYIIDRNINYTNFCTEYCTFCAFYRPLKGKLASEGYILDFETIYQKIAETLEMGGTGVLMQGGLHPDLKIDWFERLFRGIKERFPEIWLHCLSASEILAIAEYSELSLRDTIMRLRDAGLQSIPGGGAEILDDEVRHRIARLKCKTEDWVSVHRTAHELGMRTTATMMFGVGETFEQRVNHFEVVRRLQEETGGFTAFIPWSFQPNNTALGGRGWDEATSVEYLKTLAISRMYLDNIENVQSSWVTQGLKVLQMGLRFGGNDVGSVMLEENVVKAAGTANCTTEEELRRIIRDAGFKPVQRDTLYRTMFLN